One Spinacia oleracea cultivar Varoflay chromosome 4, BTI_SOV_V1, whole genome shotgun sequence DNA segment encodes these proteins:
- the LOC110783373 gene encoding putative disease resistance protein RGA1 isoform X2, which produces MSTIEAVLLDAEDQEQLHQYRRSHVELDRLQRLKEALYIADDLFDKIATLAQRKTLIMRFNNKLFNEVCLFFSSSNKLRSAFTWSREMENIREMLNDIVKDHRYDFGSRHPISLAAKQLRIKARETHSFVCEEDMIIGRDNDKRKVIDMVLNTSSEEKDISVVSIVGIGGLGKTTLARLVYNDEKIGSKFSLKMWVCVSDSFNVKDLVAEILAAVNPRRKHDGLSMSMDQLQMKLRDELDGKIYLLVLDDVWTEDPIKWHELRKLLIGGRNGSRILVTTRSSGVAKVVGSYHIHKLEGLSNKESWDLFERMTLEPGQHQMQEHLVKIGKDIVRKCANVPLAIRVVGSLLRGQGESRWQYLKNTDLANIPQDEINGILPVLKISYYYLPFHLKSCFKYCSVFPKDYKIIKEDLISLWMAQGFIISSNEESFENAGEEYFKQLLQRCFFQDVERAEGTDEILSCKMHDLIHDLASEVAGTEIVSSKYNIRGFSEKTRHIFIDRDAVEDIYRHFTNMKRMRSIFRIDALSSNSTNLLSKVEYLRVLSLNNSGLEMLPSEIGNLLHLRYLDLSDNYRLSKLPTSITKLYNLQILKLRECRGLKTLPSDLRKLVNLRHLDIQGCKSLSHMPRGMNSMTSLHKLTGFVVSRTRNSWNRGSNGVGELGDLKNFSNHSHYMVIYVKKDAVDARERGFLLKSQHLREIRYVWNHESEGTDADALLQGKNADVVLQGLQPHPNLRMLELRDYPGIGFPSWGRSSMNLHTCLPNLVSITLYGCTRLEHLPLMSQLRHLKFLTLRYLNEVVCMENSTISAEGVASTSGGSNHGGADVDLVFFPSLEKLELWSMPKLEGWWKSESDMGETREVAGFQSHSYSFHHLSHLLITFCDNLRNFPLCPKLEESNSQLQEIRNLNHSFTKDEVEALQSLQFDLETIEIATHNFSDDNKIGEGGFGPVYKGILPDGQEIAVKRLYRNSRQGDAEFKNEILILAKVRHKNLVKLLGFCLHGEERILILEFVANRSLDNFIFDPLSRQSMQWETRYKIINGIARGILYLHEGSRLMIIHRNLKAGSVLLDEDFCPKIADFGMAWLFNIDQTQTETSTIAGTFGYMAPEYAEQSQVSVKLDVYSFGVLVLEIVSGQRITSFYYRGKKENLTAFAWRNWNEGTARNLVDPVLLAGSSTEILRYIHIGLLCVQESPADRPTMSEVHVMLSTNSVTFEAPLQPAFYTDSQSLPDMLPEWSTTNSQVSYDESEPEWR; this is translated from the exons ATGTCCACTATTGAGGCTGTGCTCCTTGATGCTGAAGATCAAGAGCAGTTGCATCAATATCGTCGTAGCCATGTTGAACTGGATAGGCTTCAGAGGCTTAAGGAAGCTCTTTATATAGCTGATGACTTGTTCGACAAGATTGCCACTCTTGCTCAACGCAAAACCCTCATAATGCGCTTTAATAACAAGCTGTTTAATGAGGTATGCCTTTTCTTCTCTTCCTCTAATAAGCTTCGTTCTGCTTTCACTTGGTCTCGTGAGATGGAGAACATTAGGGAGATGTTGAATGATATTGTGAAAGATCATCGCTATGACTTTGGCTCCAGACACCCCATTAGTCTGGCTGCGAAACAGCTGAGAATCAAAGCAAGGGAAACTCATTCCTTTGTTTGCGAGGAAGATATGATCATTGGGAGGGATAATGACAAGCGGAAAGTGATAGATATGGTACTAAACACTTCTTCTGAGGAGAAGGATATTTCTGTTGTCAGCATAGTGGGGATTGGGGGGCTGGGAAAAACAACTCTAGCCCGACTTGTTTATAATGATGAGAAGATAGGTAGTAAATTCTCTCTGAAAATGTGGGTTTGTGTCTCTGATAGTTTCAATGTCAAAGATCTTGTTGCTGAAATCCTTGCAGCCGTAAACCCTAGAAGAAAGCACGATGGCCTGAGTATGAGTATGGACCAGCTTCAGATGAAACTTCGGGACGAACTGGATGGGAAGATATACCTCCTTGTTTTGGATGATGTATGGACTGAAGATCCCATTAAATGGCATGAGTTGAGAAAACTATTGATTGGAGGTAGAAACGGTAGCAGAATTCTGGTGACTACTCGCTCAAGTGGGGTGGCGAAAGTTGTTGGAAGCTATCATATTCATAAATTGGAAGGACTCTCTAATAAAGAGTCTTGGGATTTGTTTGAGAGGATGACACTTGAACCAGGACAACATCAAATGCAAGAGCACTTGGTTAAAATTGGAAAAGATATTGTGAGAAAGTGTGCAAATGTTCCACTTGCTATAAGGGTGGTTGGAAGTCTTCTTCGAGGTCAGGGTGAAAGTAGGTGGCAATATTTGAAAAACACTGACTTGGCAAATATACCACAAGATGAGATCAATGGTATTTTACCTGTTTTGAAGATTAGTTATTATTATCTTCCGTTCCATTTGAAGAGTTGCTTTAAGTATTGTTCTGTATTCCCCAAGGATTACAAGATTATCAAGGAGGATTTGATCAGTCTCTGGATGGCACAAGGCTTCATCATCTCATCAAATGAAGAGAGTTTCGAAAATGCAGGTGAGGAATATTTCAAACAATTACTCCAAAGGTGTTTCTTCCAAGATGTAGAACGGGCCGAGGGTACTGATGAAATTCTATCATGCAAGATGCATGACTTGATTCATGACCTTGCTAGTGAAGTAGCAGGAACAGAAATCGTGTCGTCCAAGTATAATATAAGGGGGTTTAGCGAGAAAACTCGCCATATATTTATTGATAGAGATGCCGTTGAAGATATTTATCGTCATTTCACCAATATGAAAAGGATGCGTTCAATTTTTAGAATAGATGCGCTTTCTTCTAATTCAACAAATTTGTTATCAAAAGTGGAATATTTAAGGGTCTTAAGCTTGAATAACTCTGGTTTGGAAATGTTGCCGAGTGAGATAGGTAACTTGTTGCATCTAAGATATCTTGACCTATCAGATAATTACCGTCTCTCTAAGTTGCCTACCTCCATTACCAAGCTTTACAACTTGCAAATATTGAAGTTACGTGAGTGTCGTGGTCTAAAAACTTTGCCAAGCGATTTGAGGAAATTAGTTAATCTAAGGCACCTAGATATACAAGGCTGTAAGAGTTTGTCGCATATGCCTCGGGGGATGAATAGCATGACATCTCTGCATAAACTGACAGGGTTTGTAGTGAGCAGAACAAGAAATAGCTGGAATCGGGGGTCAAACGGTGTTGGTGAGCTGGGAGATTTGAAAAATTTCAGCAATCATAGCCACTATATGGTAATTTATGTCAAAAAAGACGCAGTTGATGCTAGGGAAAGGGGGTTTCTATTAAAAAGTCAACATTTGCGGGAAATTCGGTATGTTTGGAATCATGAGAGTGAGGGGACTGATGCAGATGCATTGCTGCAAGGAAAAAATGCAGATGTAGTGCTGCAAGGGCTGCAACCCCATCCTAATCTCCGAATGCTGGAGTTGAGGGATTATCCAGGAATTGGATTCCCAAGCTGGGGGAGGTCATCAATGAATCTCCATACTTGTCTCCCAAATCTTGTTAGCATAACACTATATGGATGTACAAGGTTGGAGCATCTTCCATTGATGAGTCAACTGCGTCATTTGAAATTCCTTACATTACGATATTTGAATGAAGTGGTGTGTATGGAGAATAGTACTATCAGCGCAGAAGGGGTTGCATCAACATCAGGAGGGTCAAATCATGGAGGAGCAGATGTTGACTTGGTTTTCTTTCCATCCCTTGAAAAGCTTGAGCTTTGGAGTATGCCAAAGTTGGAAGGATGGTGGAAATCAGAATCAGATATGGGTGAGACACGAGAAGTAGCAGGGTTTCAATCACATTCGTATTCGTTCCATCACCTTTCTCATCTGTTAATTACATTTTGTGATAATTTGAGAAATTTTCCTCTGTGTCCGAAACTGGAAGAATCAAACTCCCAACTACAGGAAATCAGaaatctgaatcattcttttacCA AAGACGAAGTTGAGGCCCTCCAATCCTTGCAATTTGACCTTGAAACTATAGAAATTGCAACACATAACTTTTCTGATGATAATAAGATCGGAGAAGGCGGATTCGGCCCGGTTTATAAG GGTATACTTCCTGATGGGCAAGAGATAGCAGTTAAGAGGCTTTATAGGAACTCGCGCCAAGGAGATGCAGAgttcaaaaatgaaattttgatATTAGCCAAGGTCCGGCACAAGAATTTGGTGaaacttctgggattttgcttgcATGGAGAAGAAAGGATTcttatccttgagtttgttgcCAACAGAAGCCTTGACAACTTTATATTTG ATCCATTGAGTCGTCAGTCTATGCAATGGGAAACTCGTTATAAGATTATCAATGGCATAGCTAGAGGGATTCTATACCTCCATGAAGGTTCCAGACTAATGATCATACATCGCAACCTAAAAGCAGGAAGTGTTCTACTTGATGAAGATTTTTGTCCCAAGATTGCAGATTTTGGTATGGCATGGCTATTTAACATAGATCAAACTCAAACAGAGACTAGCACAATCGCTGGAACCTT TGGATATATGGCACCTGAGTACGCTGAGCAAAGTCAAGTATCAGTAAAGTTAGACGTATACAGCTTTGGTGTACTAGTCCTAGAGATAGTAAGCGGGCAGAGGATTACTTCATTTTATTACAGGGGAAAAAAAGAAAACCTCACGGCCTTT GCTTGGAGAAACTGGAATGAAGGCACAGCTCGGAATCTGGTAGATCCTGTGTTACTAGCCGGCTCTAGTACCGAGATACTGCGATACATCCATATCGGTTTGTTGTGTGTCCAAGAAAGCCCTGCAGACAGGCCAACTATGTCTGAGGTTCATGTTATGTTGAGTACGAATTCGGTCACCTTTGAAGCACCTTTGCAGCCTGCATTTTATACAGATAGCCAAAGTCTACCCGATATGCTTCCGGAGTGGAGCACAACTAATAGTCAAGTATCATATGATGAATCAGAGCCGGAGTGGaggtga
- the LOC110783373 gene encoding putative disease resistance protein RGA1 isoform X1, which produces MDVSAGLSLVQTVLELLGSPIWTQIQSLLGVEYSQLDKLKATMSTIEAVLLDAEDQEQLHQYRRSHVELDRLQRLKEALYIADDLFDKIATLAQRKTLIMRFNNKLFNEVCLFFSSSNKLRSAFTWSREMENIREMLNDIVKDHRYDFGSRHPISLAAKQLRIKARETHSFVCEEDMIIGRDNDKRKVIDMVLNTSSEEKDISVVSIVGIGGLGKTTLARLVYNDEKIGSKFSLKMWVCVSDSFNVKDLVAEILAAVNPRRKHDGLSMSMDQLQMKLRDELDGKIYLLVLDDVWTEDPIKWHELRKLLIGGRNGSRILVTTRSSGVAKVVGSYHIHKLEGLSNKESWDLFERMTLEPGQHQMQEHLVKIGKDIVRKCANVPLAIRVVGSLLRGQGESRWQYLKNTDLANIPQDEINGILPVLKISYYYLPFHLKSCFKYCSVFPKDYKIIKEDLISLWMAQGFIISSNEESFENAGEEYFKQLLQRCFFQDVERAEGTDEILSCKMHDLIHDLASEVAGTEIVSSKYNIRGFSEKTRHIFIDRDAVEDIYRHFTNMKRMRSIFRIDALSSNSTNLLSKVEYLRVLSLNNSGLEMLPSEIGNLLHLRYLDLSDNYRLSKLPTSITKLYNLQILKLRECRGLKTLPSDLRKLVNLRHLDIQGCKSLSHMPRGMNSMTSLHKLTGFVVSRTRNSWNRGSNGVGELGDLKNFSNHSHYMVIYVKKDAVDARERGFLLKSQHLREIRYVWNHESEGTDADALLQGKNADVVLQGLQPHPNLRMLELRDYPGIGFPSWGRSSMNLHTCLPNLVSITLYGCTRLEHLPLMSQLRHLKFLTLRYLNEVVCMENSTISAEGVASTSGGSNHGGADVDLVFFPSLEKLELWSMPKLEGWWKSESDMGETREVAGFQSHSYSFHHLSHLLITFCDNLRNFPLCPKLEESNSQLQEIRNLNHSFTKDEVEALQSLQFDLETIEIATHNFSDDNKIGEGGFGPVYKGILPDGQEIAVKRLYRNSRQGDAEFKNEILILAKVRHKNLVKLLGFCLHGEERILILEFVANRSLDNFIFDPLSRQSMQWETRYKIINGIARGILYLHEGSRLMIIHRNLKAGSVLLDEDFCPKIADFGMAWLFNIDQTQTETSTIAGTFGYMAPEYAEQSQVSVKLDVYSFGVLVLEIVSGQRITSFYYRGKKENLTAFAWRNWNEGTARNLVDPVLLAGSSTEILRYIHIGLLCVQESPADRPTMSEVHVMLSTNSVTFEAPLQPAFYTDSQSLPDMLPEWSTTNSQVSYDESEPEWR; this is translated from the exons ATTTGGACACAGATTCAATCTTTGTTGGGTGTGGAGTACTCACAGCTTGACAAACTCAAGGCCACCATGTCCACTATTGAGGCTGTGCTCCTTGATGCTGAAGATCAAGAGCAGTTGCATCAATATCGTCGTAGCCATGTTGAACTGGATAGGCTTCAGAGGCTTAAGGAAGCTCTTTATATAGCTGATGACTTGTTCGACAAGATTGCCACTCTTGCTCAACGCAAAACCCTCATAATGCGCTTTAATAACAAGCTGTTTAATGAGGTATGCCTTTTCTTCTCTTCCTCTAATAAGCTTCGTTCTGCTTTCACTTGGTCTCGTGAGATGGAGAACATTAGGGAGATGTTGAATGATATTGTGAAAGATCATCGCTATGACTTTGGCTCCAGACACCCCATTAGTCTGGCTGCGAAACAGCTGAGAATCAAAGCAAGGGAAACTCATTCCTTTGTTTGCGAGGAAGATATGATCATTGGGAGGGATAATGACAAGCGGAAAGTGATAGATATGGTACTAAACACTTCTTCTGAGGAGAAGGATATTTCTGTTGTCAGCATAGTGGGGATTGGGGGGCTGGGAAAAACAACTCTAGCCCGACTTGTTTATAATGATGAGAAGATAGGTAGTAAATTCTCTCTGAAAATGTGGGTTTGTGTCTCTGATAGTTTCAATGTCAAAGATCTTGTTGCTGAAATCCTTGCAGCCGTAAACCCTAGAAGAAAGCACGATGGCCTGAGTATGAGTATGGACCAGCTTCAGATGAAACTTCGGGACGAACTGGATGGGAAGATATACCTCCTTGTTTTGGATGATGTATGGACTGAAGATCCCATTAAATGGCATGAGTTGAGAAAACTATTGATTGGAGGTAGAAACGGTAGCAGAATTCTGGTGACTACTCGCTCAAGTGGGGTGGCGAAAGTTGTTGGAAGCTATCATATTCATAAATTGGAAGGACTCTCTAATAAAGAGTCTTGGGATTTGTTTGAGAGGATGACACTTGAACCAGGACAACATCAAATGCAAGAGCACTTGGTTAAAATTGGAAAAGATATTGTGAGAAAGTGTGCAAATGTTCCACTTGCTATAAGGGTGGTTGGAAGTCTTCTTCGAGGTCAGGGTGAAAGTAGGTGGCAATATTTGAAAAACACTGACTTGGCAAATATACCACAAGATGAGATCAATGGTATTTTACCTGTTTTGAAGATTAGTTATTATTATCTTCCGTTCCATTTGAAGAGTTGCTTTAAGTATTGTTCTGTATTCCCCAAGGATTACAAGATTATCAAGGAGGATTTGATCAGTCTCTGGATGGCACAAGGCTTCATCATCTCATCAAATGAAGAGAGTTTCGAAAATGCAGGTGAGGAATATTTCAAACAATTACTCCAAAGGTGTTTCTTCCAAGATGTAGAACGGGCCGAGGGTACTGATGAAATTCTATCATGCAAGATGCATGACTTGATTCATGACCTTGCTAGTGAAGTAGCAGGAACAGAAATCGTGTCGTCCAAGTATAATATAAGGGGGTTTAGCGAGAAAACTCGCCATATATTTATTGATAGAGATGCCGTTGAAGATATTTATCGTCATTTCACCAATATGAAAAGGATGCGTTCAATTTTTAGAATAGATGCGCTTTCTTCTAATTCAACAAATTTGTTATCAAAAGTGGAATATTTAAGGGTCTTAAGCTTGAATAACTCTGGTTTGGAAATGTTGCCGAGTGAGATAGGTAACTTGTTGCATCTAAGATATCTTGACCTATCAGATAATTACCGTCTCTCTAAGTTGCCTACCTCCATTACCAAGCTTTACAACTTGCAAATATTGAAGTTACGTGAGTGTCGTGGTCTAAAAACTTTGCCAAGCGATTTGAGGAAATTAGTTAATCTAAGGCACCTAGATATACAAGGCTGTAAGAGTTTGTCGCATATGCCTCGGGGGATGAATAGCATGACATCTCTGCATAAACTGACAGGGTTTGTAGTGAGCAGAACAAGAAATAGCTGGAATCGGGGGTCAAACGGTGTTGGTGAGCTGGGAGATTTGAAAAATTTCAGCAATCATAGCCACTATATGGTAATTTATGTCAAAAAAGACGCAGTTGATGCTAGGGAAAGGGGGTTTCTATTAAAAAGTCAACATTTGCGGGAAATTCGGTATGTTTGGAATCATGAGAGTGAGGGGACTGATGCAGATGCATTGCTGCAAGGAAAAAATGCAGATGTAGTGCTGCAAGGGCTGCAACCCCATCCTAATCTCCGAATGCTGGAGTTGAGGGATTATCCAGGAATTGGATTCCCAAGCTGGGGGAGGTCATCAATGAATCTCCATACTTGTCTCCCAAATCTTGTTAGCATAACACTATATGGATGTACAAGGTTGGAGCATCTTCCATTGATGAGTCAACTGCGTCATTTGAAATTCCTTACATTACGATATTTGAATGAAGTGGTGTGTATGGAGAATAGTACTATCAGCGCAGAAGGGGTTGCATCAACATCAGGAGGGTCAAATCATGGAGGAGCAGATGTTGACTTGGTTTTCTTTCCATCCCTTGAAAAGCTTGAGCTTTGGAGTATGCCAAAGTTGGAAGGATGGTGGAAATCAGAATCAGATATGGGTGAGACACGAGAAGTAGCAGGGTTTCAATCACATTCGTATTCGTTCCATCACCTTTCTCATCTGTTAATTACATTTTGTGATAATTTGAGAAATTTTCCTCTGTGTCCGAAACTGGAAGAATCAAACTCCCAACTACAGGAAATCAGaaatctgaatcattcttttacCA AAGACGAAGTTGAGGCCCTCCAATCCTTGCAATTTGACCTTGAAACTATAGAAATTGCAACACATAACTTTTCTGATGATAATAAGATCGGAGAAGGCGGATTCGGCCCGGTTTATAAG GGTATACTTCCTGATGGGCAAGAGATAGCAGTTAAGAGGCTTTATAGGAACTCGCGCCAAGGAGATGCAGAgttcaaaaatgaaattttgatATTAGCCAAGGTCCGGCACAAGAATTTGGTGaaacttctgggattttgcttgcATGGAGAAGAAAGGATTcttatccttgagtttgttgcCAACAGAAGCCTTGACAACTTTATATTTG ATCCATTGAGTCGTCAGTCTATGCAATGGGAAACTCGTTATAAGATTATCAATGGCATAGCTAGAGGGATTCTATACCTCCATGAAGGTTCCAGACTAATGATCATACATCGCAACCTAAAAGCAGGAAGTGTTCTACTTGATGAAGATTTTTGTCCCAAGATTGCAGATTTTGGTATGGCATGGCTATTTAACATAGATCAAACTCAAACAGAGACTAGCACAATCGCTGGAACCTT TGGATATATGGCACCTGAGTACGCTGAGCAAAGTCAAGTATCAGTAAAGTTAGACGTATACAGCTTTGGTGTACTAGTCCTAGAGATAGTAAGCGGGCAGAGGATTACTTCATTTTATTACAGGGGAAAAAAAGAAAACCTCACGGCCTTT GCTTGGAGAAACTGGAATGAAGGCACAGCTCGGAATCTGGTAGATCCTGTGTTACTAGCCGGCTCTAGTACCGAGATACTGCGATACATCCATATCGGTTTGTTGTGTGTCCAAGAAAGCCCTGCAGACAGGCCAACTATGTCTGAGGTTCATGTTATGTTGAGTACGAATTCGGTCACCTTTGAAGCACCTTTGCAGCCTGCATTTTATACAGATAGCCAAAGTCTACCCGATATGCTTCCGGAGTGGAGCACAACTAATAGTCAAGTATCATATGATGAATCAGAGCCGGAGTGGaggtga